The Mauremys reevesii isolate NIE-2019 linkage group 1, ASM1616193v1, whole genome shotgun sequence genome segment AGCACTAAGATGTGTgtaaaaatgaaactgactagaaataaAAGTGAACCAGACTCCTTTCTCTTCATTCTAGCCCAAGTGTTATGCAAAAAAAGGGAAACACTGCCCTCACCATAAGCTAATAGGAAGTTGTTACAACTGACATTTGATtgtcattatatatatataaataagatCTGCTGCTCTCCCTAAGCATTCTGGTAGTTGCTTGACAGCAGGCACACAAGCATGTGAAAGCAACCTATTAAAGTAGGAGATACCAGAATCCTGAAAATAATTCTCAAACTTGATTTGCTTTTCTGGGGTTGCTCTCTTCcagcacctctcccccctccccttcctcccttttcCATCCTACCCAACCATCTCTCCCACTCAGGTCTTTCCTAgctctctttctcccctcccttccattACTAAACCTCTTCATCTGAAGAGCTGTCTGTAAAATGTATTCAAGTGAAGGGCTTGATACAACCACCACAACAGCAGAGggaaaactaaaatttattaaaccAACTGTTTGAATTACATCACTTGTACTGTATATTGGTGTACTCACTCTTTTGCACAGGCCTATAGTAGTATGTAGGCCAAGAGGAGAGAGAGTTGGAACCTTGCCcgcaaagttgttttttttttacattgaagTCACAGCCCTAGGTGAGTAGCTTAGGTCACCAAGTTTTTAACACACCACACCCGCCAAGGCTTCACTAAGATCATCTGTGCAGGTGTTCTAAAGTGCTTCTGGAACATTGCAGCCCTCAAATATCTGCTCTTTTGATTCTAATGTTAAGAAGCCAGTTGGGCAACTCTCATCCCTAGCCAACACCGTCTTTCAATCTACTACTTTGACTGGTACAAATTCTTTTAAAGAATCCTATTTTATAAGCCAAACAGTTACAAaattcaacaaaacaaaaaaaaaaatgaaaaaacctTGGAGAGCACTTCCCCCGGTAGCAGGAACATAGTTAATTGCAAGAGTCAATGAACAGCTTTGATTTAGTGATGAGTAGCAGTAAAACCAGGTCCTTTAGAGTACAGGTGGCATTCACTTTTAAACAAAGAGGGAGGAAGTAGGTTTCTCCTTATGTTGACTAGAGAAAGGATTGGTGCTAATGATGCTCTCTGGCCACCTCTTCTCTGAAGACCATATTGCCATGTATGGTCTGTACATCAGAAGAGGAAAAGCGAATAGGGATATCTCCCTCACTGCCATTGAAAATTTGGAAATTACATATCTTGTGCAATAAGCTAACCCACATAGTAAGTTAACTTGTAACTGCCTATTTACTGACCGCTATTGTACACAGCAGAATTAAAGATTTTAACAGAGCTTGTTTCAGCAGGACCTAGCCTGACTTAGAAAAAAAACTTTGCAGAACttaagaaagaatattttcttagTAAGCTGCAGGCCGGCTGTCTATTTCTTGTTATTAGATCAAAGCCCACAACAGTTTAATTTGtatcagagtgagagagagagtgtgtctcTGTCTACATGTTCTTACTTAACTATATGTAAGAACAGTTTAACAAAGATTAACTtgtatttaaatacatttgttaaaaACAACATTAAATATAGCAAAAGATTGGATGAGAGGAGCAATAAAAAGCCTGAAGAATACAAAACTTATAAACAATTAACACATTTTATGGGTTTTTcaattgtgtaaaaaaaaaattgtttcactgTATGAGATTTAATGTATAGGCTCTACATGTCACCAATCCTTTCTGTAAACTTTAAATCAAAAAGGAGTTGCTTACATATTACTATTTACTGATATAGCACCCTTAAGTGTGTTAGGTGttttacagagacaaggtgaagtaatatcttttataggaccaacctctgttggtgagagagacaagctgagcccaggctccagcctgagtccaaaTGTCTACATCACAGTTAAACAGGGGCCAGCAGTGGGAGTTTAATCGCCgtgcagacataccctaggaCTACTAAGTGCATAAAAGTGAAGCATGTACTTCAGTTTGCAGAGTATTAAGGGGCTGAGGTGGACAAGACAGAAAGTGGTACAAGTTTAAACCCTTGCCCATTTACCACTTTTTTTAAGTTCTTAACGTCTCTTCCATTTGCATGACTAAAACTAAACAATGTCTATCAAAAAATGCTGCTTAAAAATCAAATCACCAGGATTACCCACACAATAAATATTTTCATATATTCTGACTTGAATTTAGATAAGACACCAGCAACCATTCATGTTGTTACTTAACCCTATCAATGAAAGTTAAAATGACCGTGTAAAACAATGGATTATGAAGTGCAAAATTTACATTTCAAAGACCCAAGGGCTTGGTCAAAGAACTACAAagaatcaaaataaaaattaacccCAGCATTTGGCAATTGCATGTGTACTTGCATGATTTACTATCAGTACAATGGTATTTTAAACAGAAGGTAATTATGGTCTCTGAAAAAAAGCGCTAACACAAAGTAATCCTGTGATTTACCTAATTAACTAGGGACAGCCAGAATTAGTGTCCAGAACAGGATGGCCCCTTAATTTTTGAACTGTATAAATTAAGACTGTACATTGACAAACATTCCTTTTCTTGGAGGATTGACCCAGCATCAGCTACAGTCAGAGGTGCTATGGAATAGGCTGGTGTCTGGTACTGGGGCTTGTAGCTGCGGCTGAGATATTGTGTTTGTGGCATCTGTTCCAAAGTGGTCACCAATATTTGTACATAAGTAAAGCCACACTTGTTGCTGAACATGTTCATAGAAAATGCAAAATATATTCTAGGTCCAACTGTTGACAgaattacaatatttttattatagtGTTAGTCCAAAGAGTTTCCAGCTGTATATCCCTCTAATGAGGTGGGCTAAAGACAGTTTATGGATTTCTTGTCCTTGATCCATCGATAGACATGATCTGCCCATTTGTAAGAAATGCCATCATGGGGTCCGTTTAGGATGACAATTCCATGTCTAAGATAAAAAGcatatttaaattttaaacacaATAAAGTATATGGTAATGCAAAGAGACCAATCTTGCTTTGCTGCTTAATTGGTCTCCTTTCTGTAGCAGATCATCAGATTATGTTGACCTATTCAGTACTTAATGGAAAAGTCACCTGCAGAAAGGCTGAAACTGATTTCCACCAACTGCATTGACGCTGACACCAGAATGGCAATGCATCcaacagggagggggaagatgCGAATTTATTCAAAAATTGTAACCCCAGTCTTATAAAAGTTTTATACACAGttttcaaaattataaaaaaaaggaAACTTTTCCAATTCTTCCTGTGCTAGTCCAATATCTGAGGCAACATCAAAGATTATAGTGCTTATGACATCTTTTATTCAATTCACATAGAAAAGCATGCAGTATTAATGTAAAACAGTACAGTATTAATGTAAAATGTTCAGTGCACATTAGGTAAACAAGTCATTAGCATACAAACCCATTTTTATGGTCTACACAGGCGTACTGAACATGTTCTGAACAACAATGCTTTGTGGAAACTAAATTAAAaattgtgcttaactttaaaaaaaaaaaaaggccatgtTTTCAGTCTTAAGGAAGAGAGGTTTTCCAACTGAAATGCTGAAACACTGAAACAAGAGAGAGGCTGCTACATTATATACACACTTTAAACTACAGTTTCAGTATAGAATAGTGCCATGCAAATAGGTCTAAGCAGCAGTAGCAGTTTCCTCTGGAAGTAAAGTTTTACAACAAGAATTTACAGTGTTTTATGGCAAGTGAACAATTATTACCAGTAGCAGCGTTACAATTACCATTACCGTGTAGCATAGGAAATTAAACTTTTAAAAGCAAGTCCTTTCCCCTATAAAGGGCTGGTTTAACAAGAACATTTAAAATTGGGTCATATTCAAGGAGGACATTGCTGCTCAAAGAGAACTTCACATAAAcctgacaattaaaaaaaaaaaatgtacaaaacaaAACCTATCAAAGAAGAAAGCTCTGAATGATTCTTCTCTAAGTGAAACAATTTGGGGTGCTGAGAGAACATTCTGCTTTCACTTGGTCAAAAGGGACAGAATCAGGTCACATGGAACTCACCAGAAATCAAGTTCACTCGGGCATTTTTAAATGTTCCCATGTTGACACTAAGACTATTAACTTCAATTCAACAAGAGTTAGTTTTTAGTAGTTTTTGAGGGACTAGCACTAGAAAGGCTGCTTTGAATTTTTCTTTTGGTCGACTGATTGACACTCTTATGTTTCTTTTCAGGAATAAAGGAAGAAGCCCAAGGAGACTGAAGTTGGTTGTGAAGATTATGAATCTCAGATGACACTTTAAAAATAGAGGAACCCAACTTTTGTTCTTCAAATAGCCTTTGCGAGTTACTGAAAAGAAAACTTTGGGAAAACTCTCTTTGAAATAAACAGTTCTGAGGTTTGATTTCACTAGTTTCTGAATTTCGGCCTGAAAACAATGGGAAGTGTTCATTCATGTCTAGTCCAGATGGAGAGAGGATTGAAAATGTAGTAGGTTTCCAATCTACCAATTGCTCACTTGATTCAGgacattttacattgttttgtttgttcctTTCTTCCAGCTTCTTATCTGATTCATTCAGGAGTTCAGAACACTGTGTTGACTTTGAAAGATTCTCAAGCTCAGAGGACTTAAAGTTGTAGTAAGGACTCTTGCTATTGTCAGATTCTGACATCATGGAGTCCAGCTCAGAAATTTTGTCAAGGTAAGCGGCATCCATGGATGCTTCACTGGACGTTCTTGTGCGGTTCATTTCTGAAGAGCGGATAGTATGTAATCTTTTAGATAAAAGAAGTTCATGCTTATCGCTGGACTTTGCCAATGGCTCTCCTGAATGACTAGTAATTGCGTTTTGCTCTGAACCTTCAAAATCTAAGTTTTCAGCATAGTTTGTTGAGCAGCTATTCCAAAACACTGGCTTTGCTGAAGTAAAACAAGTCACCTTCTTCTGGCTGTTGCAGGGGCTTGCACTATGATCTGGAGAATCTTTGTTGCAATCATCTGAAGTGTCACAAAAATCATCAAACTCCAGTTTCCTTAGAAAGGCAGATGGCTTCCCCGTACTCTCTTGTTTTACGAGTGGACTCTCTTTGATATCAGGGGTGTTCAACTGGAGACAACTGAGAGACAAAGAAGGTGTACATGGTGCTGGAAGCTCATAAAGTTCTTCATCTTTATATGGTGCACAATCCTCGCCTTTATCCCACTGTGGTTCTAAGCAGGCATCCATATTTGTAGCAGCTATATCCAGGAGAACTTCCTGACACCCTGAAAATAGTTCTTTGTTTGTCGGACGATTGTGCGTGACTGGCCCATTTGAACTGTCTTGACTAGCAGAGTTTGAGCAAGCACCATCACTATCTAAGAGTCCATTACCTGACAATTGCTCAAGACTGTCAGGACTTTGGCTGGTAGATAAAGTCTTTTTCTCTAATCTTTCTACTTGGCTTTTCAATGATGCGATGTCTTCTTCACTGCTTTCACTTCCTGTATTATCTGTGAAAAGTGCTCTCTCACTAACAGTACTCACATTTTGGGTTTCTCCACTTGATCCTTTCAGCTGCGTAAGCTGACCTTCCAGTTCTTCTATGTACTTGTCACTTCTTTCCAGTGCTTTTTTCAGACGGTTCATTTCACGTTCACACTGCTCTACTTTGGACTGAAGCGCAGCTGCTGTAAACCTACCAAACCTGCAAGAAATGTGAAGAGAGAAAATGTTAAGTAGAAAGAATTGATTTGTGCTACGTTTTTTCAAACCTTCACACAAATAAATTTCCTAATCTAGTTTCAAGAAGAGACAATACTGTCAACACACACCATGTTAATttgaaagtaaaaaaatataGTCCCATTCGGGATTGTAGTTACCGGCTagtaatgaaaaaaaatcatattgtatAGGTGGGAGGTGAATACATGAAACACCTCTACCACTCAAAGTTATAGTGAAGCAATAACAAGCAGAAGATTACCCTTCCAGGGGCTGGATCTATCAATTCAACTCAAATATGCATGAAGAATTATCCCCTAAAACAATGGCAAAGATTTATGGGAACATTTGAATGGTGGTCCACATCTTGAAATATTTACATTCAATCATTTTCCTACAGTAGAGCAGAGTTTTACAATACATTTCTTACACAATGTCACCTTGTCAAATATAAAATGCCAATATGAAATTCAGAAATTGCAACAATCCTTAGAGGTGGTTTTAAATACTTATTTGGACCATTTCAATTACATTCATCTTAGCCTCTCCTTGGGCTTCACACGTACTTTAACTTAGTTCAGTGCTACCTGGTTTTATAGGTTTCACCATTGTAATGTCAATCTAATTAcacttcctggatcccaataTATAAAATTGGCATTTGTGATTGCAAGAGTGGCACATAATACTTTTGCACAATTTCTAGCTAAAGCATTTGCAAAGTTACAAAAGAAAGTGTAgatacccccaccccactcttacTTTAGGGAAGGTCATCTATATGCCTACCCAATTCTAACCTGCCTCTGACAGGTAGGCATGAGGGAATCTCCTGCTCCATCTGAGACTTTTAATTTACAGAAAGAAAAATTCAGTTCGGATATTATGAGGAGGGAAAAACCTGCAGCCACTTTAAAAATCACATCATCTATTTATGCTGGGCTACTTGCTTTTCCCCCTATGCACAAGCACTGATTTGCATTCACTTACAAGAGACTATTACCAGGCACAGAGACTGTGCATATAAGGTCCTCTTTCCCATCCCTGAACTTTTGTTTCCCAGCCCTACATATCACAACCCTCAGGCCAATGAGGTCTGAATGCAGGTGCATCCCCAGTCTGTGAATATCATCTCTGAAACAGCCAGAGGCATTGCTACAGAGCAACATGTGTGTTGCCAGCAAAGGACTGAGTCAGATTTTGATTCTTGAATTCCGATCCCTGAACACCAGCTGAGTGATTTTCCAGAGCTGGTGTATGCTAACAATTACAGCCGAAGCCAATGGAAGCCTGGGGTGCTCAAAACTCCTGAAGAAGTTGGATACAGCATCAACCTCATTGGTGCTACTAGAGAGGGAAGAAACCGCGATTTACACCACCTACGGAATTGGCTACAAATCTCGTTTTCAGCTCAAAGTGGCAAACCAGTACAAGACAAGCTTTCCATATTTAGCCATGCATTGCTTGCTAAATAAGGAATAACTTTGCTATTACATGTTTTTAAAGGGAGACATGACACAATATCTGAATTTGGTTTACTTcgtgtatagtcagtttcaccaTTTTCCCTGTATAGTTAGTAGGTTCTTCCCCATGGTGTGGGTCTTTCATATGTAGCAGTATGGGAggggaaaatgttttaaaaaagaaataacacTGATTGTAAATCCACATATGTTGGCAAGGGACTCAGACAGGTGGAGTACCTGATGCCACTTTTCActcattgttttttttaaacagcctaGATTTAAAGTTCACGGTGTTCCATTAAATACAGTATGTTAACACATCTTGGCTTGTTTTTCCCCTTAATTTCAAAACTCAAATAGAGATAACTCACTATGGCATATTTGATTTATCTGAGCACTGCAAGGATCACGAAAGATTTTTCCCTGCTTCCCAGGCCAGGGGCACTGTGCCGTACTTATTTTTACTTCCTCTGAAGACGTTGGTATAGGCCACTGTATAAGCTAGCACAGTAGATGCAGTGTCTCATCTGATatggcaacacacacacacacacacacacacacacactctaaagtCATGATTAGCTTAAAAGCTAAGTGTAATCACCAGAGAAAAATGAAAATTGCTTATGCAGAGTAAGCAAAATTTTCCAGAGATTGTTGTAACAGACACTTTAACATAGAAATGTTTAACATGTTTTACATTTATATGCATACCTggcaatttttttaatggaagaacTGTGTAATATGTTTATTTAATGCAAATAGCATTAGTGACAACCTCAGATTTGCTTACCAAGAGGAAGCACTGTAGTCTCAAGTGCAAGTTTTAGAACACATGTCCTCAGGAAAAAATGAAGTTTGTCATTCCAAAACAAGCAGCATTGCTAATATGTTAATCGTTGTAGGGAGACGTGTCTGGGAATTTGTGTCCTAGAAAAAGGACCACCTACAAATAGTTACACCCGCAATGAAGCATCAAAAGTAGTAGAGCAACTTTCTATCCCAACTTTGAGGCTTGTGTGCATTTAAAACCCAAATTTTCAAGGCTTCCATACTATTTTTTCTCCCCAGCCAGCCATATTAGTTCAAATATTTAAGTAGATTACTCAATGGCCAGGAAAAGGTTATAGTGACTGTCCACACATTGGAGTGTCTTAATAAGAAAGTTGTGATCTGAAGATTTAAAAAAGTCTGACATCTGAGCTCCAAGTCAGAGTGCCAAGAACATAGATAGATTCGAACAGTTTCAGGAGAATTACTTTCCAGCTTGTGGATATCATGAGAAGCCCACCAACAGAACTGCAGATATGCCATGTGAATGTTTTGGGGCAAGTACTTAATAATGCTTGTTGAGAGACTCTGTCTCCAATATTTTCAatgttaaaaaaacccaacagtaaTATATAAAGGAAGCCTGTTTCTAGTCTATTCCTATATCTCAAGTTCATCCTTTCACCCCCAGCAAGTGTAGAAGGCTGCCAGCCTAATGGAAGTCCATATGCATGGTCCCAAACAACAGAAATATATAAAATCACTCCCTCTCTCAAGTTCTCTCTTCAGTTGAGTTTTAGCCACAAAAAATATTGCAAGTCAAAGCTGGCAATGAGAAGTTAAACAGCCAGTTCCTCATCTACCTCTGCAAAAAGTTACCAGCTGTAAGTATTTCTGTAGAGTAACAAGAACTGACATTCCTTTGCAGATATTACTGCAAGCTGTTCTTCAATAGCTCTGTCATATTTAAATCAAAGTGAGATTCAAAAGTGTGTTCTCACTCAGAAGAGTGACAATGTAAAACTAAAGGCAGTTCGGACTCATGTTTATTGTCTATCACTAACTCCAGATCAAGTCCGTTTAGTTTCAAGTCAAtaaatttattcttttctaaCTACCAGCCCAGCAAACTCAGCTTAGATTCTTTCCTTCCCACATCACCTCAGTAATAATTGTTCTGCAAGCCAAATTATGCCCTCAGCTCTGTACGTGCATAGTTTAAACTTATACAACAGAGTAAGTATAATAAACTACTAAAGCAAACAAGCCCTTTGTATTTTAACCATATGCAAAGCACTAAAATAACATGGAGGTTTTGATTTCAAGGGGACAAGACAGGAATTCAAGATCAAAACAGCAGCTAGTCCCACAGCCCTCTAGTATATATATACCCATGAAACACAGGGATCTCCCACAGGGTGTGGAGTGAGGGAGGGGATGTGGTGCATGTTAACCCTGCAAAGCCCAAGACAATAGACTTAAACCATCCTGGGATTATCATTTTAGCAGCTGTTCAGGGGCTAGATATCAGGGCCTCTGAAGCCTGTGGGCTCCTAGATTTTGAGGGGGTCCATGGATTGATtcatgggggggggagaagaggctcaATTGGGCTGCTGTGAACTCTCTGCAGGTAGCTCCTCTGCTAAACTGTCCTCTAGTTACAGAGGGtgaggggcaggagagaggggaagagctGCTCTGTGGCAGGAAGCAGGTATGCGGGGGTAGAGGGGACAGAGCACAAAGAGATACAACACTATCCTCCTCCTCTCAGCAGCAGCACCTCCTCCCCAAAGATAGAAGGCTACATCGCCACAGCTCtagacagcagcagctcctcttctgtccctggaagagaggaagagaaggaaaaggagggagaagtAAGCAGGGAGACACTGGGATCCaaggtgaaaaaaaaatagaatatggGTGACAAAAGGGGCTAAACAACACAAAACCAACAGACGACAGGGTGTACCAGGAAGTGAGTGAGGGAGGCAGACAATGGAAAGTGGGATGGACATGAAAGATACAGAATGAGAGGAAAGAGGATGCTACCTTTGAAAGAATAAGACTCCTTAGAGCATCACAGGACCAAGTGGCATGGAGGCTAGTGAAAGCAAGGTTAGTGCTCTGCACCGACTAGTTCTTAATAGCTGTATTGTGATGTTTTAATACATACATGTGAAAAATGGGCCATATGTTCTTCTTCAAAAGGTAAATTAGTCTAATTACTACCTGCTGAAACCACTCCCGCTGGTTACAGAGCGAGTCTCGTTCTTATAAGATTAAGCTACACCAGCTCTGGCTGAATGTTTTTGGGCACTGCTATAAGAGGACTGGGGAACGAGGACAGAGGAATTTCCCTTTCCCAGAGGAGAACCCAAGGTTTGAAgctgaacaaacaaacaagaatgtTCACTTTTTAGGGAGGATCTTCAGTGTTGGGATTGA includes the following:
- the OBI1 gene encoding ORC ubiquitin ligase 1 isoform X2, whose amino-acid sequence is MFCDSMKAKKNLLFWLIGGENKVRHPVICVNNHVFCSICIDVWLKNNSQCPACRIPITPDNPCKEIIGGTSESEPIFSPTVRKHLRKTRLELLHKEYEDEIESLQKEVEELRGKNLGLEAQLKTVLDPGALGLCNTHEESHRSTDEASRPGPETVEEWTKKLKAANDLYEKVKDDVEKLKEANKKLRLENGGLVRENLRLKAEVDSRSPQKFGRFTAAALQSKVEQCEREMNRLKKALERSDKYIEELEGQLTQLKGSSGETQNVSTVSERALFTDNTGSESSEEDIASLKSQVERLEKKTLSTSQSPDSLEQLSGNGLLDSDGACSNSASQDSSNGPVTHNRPTNKELFSGCQEVLLDIAATNMDACLEPQWDKGEDCAPYKDEELYELPAPCTPSLSLSCLQLNTPDIKESPLVKQESTGKPSAFLRKLEFDDFCDTSDDCNKDSPDHSASPCNSQKKVTCFTSAKPVFWNSCSTNYAENLDFEGSEQNAITSHSGEPLAKSSDKHELLLSKRLHTIRSSEMNRTRTSSEASMDAAYLDKISELDSMMSESDNSKSPYYNFKSSELENLSKSTQCSELLNESDKKLEERNKQNNVKCPESSEQLVDWKPTTFSILSPSGLDMNEHFPLFSGRNSETSEIKPQNCLFQREFSQSFLFSNSQRLFEEQKLGSSIFKVSSEIHNLHNQLQSPWASSFIPEKKHKSVNQSTKRKIQSSLSSASPSKTTKN
- the OBI1 gene encoding ORC ubiquitin ligase 1 isoform X1 encodes the protein MAQNVQNVTLSLTLPITCHICLGKVRHPVICVNNHVFCSICIDVWLKNNSQCPACRIPITPDNPCKEIIGGTSESEPIFSPTVRKHLRKTRLELLHKEYEDEIESLQKEVEELRGKNLGLEAQLKTVLDPGALGLCNTHEESHRSTDEASRPGPETVEEWTKKLKAANDLYEKVKDDVEKLKEANKKLRLENGGLVRENLRLKAEVDSRSPQKFGRFTAAALQSKVEQCEREMNRLKKALERSDKYIEELEGQLTQLKGSSGETQNVSTVSERALFTDNTGSESSEEDIASLKSQVERLEKKTLSTSQSPDSLEQLSGNGLLDSDGACSNSASQDSSNGPVTHNRPTNKELFSGCQEVLLDIAATNMDACLEPQWDKGEDCAPYKDEELYELPAPCTPSLSLSCLQLNTPDIKESPLVKQESTGKPSAFLRKLEFDDFCDTSDDCNKDSPDHSASPCNSQKKVTCFTSAKPVFWNSCSTNYAENLDFEGSEQNAITSHSGEPLAKSSDKHELLLSKRLHTIRSSEMNRTRTSSEASMDAAYLDKISELDSMMSESDNSKSPYYNFKSSELENLSKSTQCSELLNESDKKLEERNKQNNVKCPESSEQLVDWKPTTFSILSPSGLDMNEHFPLFSGRNSETSEIKPQNCLFQREFSQSFLFSNSQRLFEEQKLGSSIFKVSSEIHNLHNQLQSPWASSFIPEKKHKSVNQSTKRKIQSSLSSASPSKTTKN